TTGAATTAGAAAAAAGTGTTGACCAATATGAAATTACGTGTTTTAGGGATTTAGAATTTAGCCTGGGGAGTTGTTGACCGATGATCATCGATTCTTGAACTCTAGATCTATAAGATCTGTTACTTTTGAAGACTTATGTAtaagaaatttgttttcttgGGACATTCTATTGACTTCCAAAGTTTTATCTAAACAGTTTCCGGAGGTTGAGCATGCTCGCCATCAAACCCGTTATTAGAATGGGGTTTAAGTTTAGATGTATTTCATCAAGTTTGAATGCTCGCATGTTTATAGAAAGAAATTAGTATGTTACATATACAACCTGGGCTTTTTTGATCATATGATACTAGAAAGTATACACTTTTTTCACTGTGGTTACCTAGACTACTCCTGAGTTGGTAGAAATTTAGCTATTTTAGTGGTTATATGATGATAATGAAATCCTCCCATATGTTATCTCATGCTTTGGATGTATGCCAATTGATGTAACCACATTTCTCTGTTGAGATGCTAAAACTAATTTTGGATATATTGAGATCATTTTGacgtttaaaatttttattttatgttggctGCAGGGGAATGAGTTGAAGGTGAAAGTGAACAAATTGACCTCTACAAAAACTCAGCTTCCTTACTCCTACTATTCCCTCCCTTATTGTCTTCCAGAGAAGATAGTTGACAGTGCCGAGAATCTTGGGGAGGTTCTTCGTGGTGATCGTATTGAAAACTCTCCTTATGTGGTCAGTTAGATTTTTTGGAGGAATTATTTTTCCTCTTGTTTAGTCATTATGTTTGGCTATTGAGCTGCTGATCGCTTTTGTTTGTTGCAGTTTAAAATGAGAGAGCCACAGATGTGCAATGTTTTGTGTCGAGTAACTCTCGATGCAAAAACTGCAAAGGCGTTCAAGGAAAAGATAGATGACGAGTATCGGGTGAACATGTAAGGCAGTAATGTAGAGGGTTTTGAATGTGAATTATAATCTTATGTGAATAACCAGCTAACTTtatgacataatttttttggttaccTTTGTTCCATATGTCAAGGATTTTGGATAATCTTCCTCTGGTTGTCCCTATAAGAAGGCCTGATCAGGAAAATTCTATTGTGTATCAACATGGCTTCCATGTGGGTCTCAGAGGACAGTATGCAGGGGTAAGAAGTCGAGCAATTACCATTTGTTTTAACTAGTAAGCTAAAACTTTTAGAAATGTAATCAACcaagcaatttttattttttaatctttaatataattatttgcAGAGCaaggaagaaaaacattttATCCACAATCACTTAACCTTTACAGTCAAGATTCATAAAGATCCAGTTACAGAATTATCAAGGATTGTCGGATTTGAGGTCAGACCATTCAGGTAAGATTATGATTCCTCTCCATATCATCTGTTTATCAATTTCTGCTAATTTCTCGCTTCGATAATGATTTTTGCCTGgataataatgatattttataatttttccaaGTACAGTATCAGGCATGTATATGACGGTCAATGGAATGAAAAGACCCGTTTAAAAACTTGTGATCCTCATGCAAAAGCCTTGGTTACCAACTCCGAAACTCCTCAAGAGGTTGAAGATAAGAAGGAAATTATATTTACGTATGATGTTAACTTTGAGGTCAGTTACCATACCTCTTAGTAAAGGAAGAACTTTGCTGTTTGCCATTTGGTTTATTATGATAttctctttttaattattttgccCTTCGTTAAACCCTGCAGGAGAGTGATGTGAAATGGGCATCTCGGTGGGATACCTATCTTCTGATGGCTGATGATCAAATTCACTGGTTCTCAATTGTTAATTCTTTGATGATTGTTCTTTTCCTCTCTGGCATGGTGGCTATGATCATGTTGCGGACGCTTTACCGGGACATCTCCAAGTACAACCAGTTAGAGACTCAGGAAGAAGCCCAAGAAGAGACAGGGTGGAAACTGGTGCATGGGGATGTTTTCAGGCCTCCATCAAACCCAGACTTACTATGTGTTTACGCCGGGACAGGAGTTCAGTTTTTTGGGATGATTGTTGTCACTATGATGTTTGCTGTCCTTGGATTCCTCTCTCCCTCAAACCGAGGTGGATTGATGACGGCCATGCTTTTACTCTGGGTCTTTATGGGACTGTTTGCTGGATATTTTGCAGCCCGCCTCTATAAGATGTTCAAGGGGGCAGAATGGAAGAAAATTGCTCTCAAAACTGCCTTCTTTTTTCCTGCAACTGTCTTTGCCATTTTCTTCGTCCTGAATGCTCTAATTTGGGGGCAGAAGTCCTCGGGGGCAGTGCCATTTGGAACCATGTTTGCTCTGGTTTTCTTGTGGTTTGGCATCTCAGTTCCCCTTGTCTTTGTGGGTAGTTATGTGGGTTTTAGGAAGCCCGCAATTGAGGATCCTGTGAAAACCAATAAGATCCCTAGGCAGATCCCTGAACAGGCTTGGTACATGAACCCAGCATTCTCTATCTTAATTGGAGGCATACTCCCCTTTGGTGCAGTCTTTATCGAGCTCTTTTTCATCCTCACTTCAATATGGTTGCAACAGTTCTATTACATATTTGGGTTCCTCTTCATTGTCTTCCTCATCCTTATTGTCACATGTGCCGAGATTACAATTGTACTTTGCTACTTCCAGCTGTGCAGTGAGGACTACCTCTGGTGGTGGAGGTCATATTTGACTTCGGGTTCCTCTGCACTCTATCTTTTCCTATATGCCGCCTTCTACTTCTTTACAAAGCTTGAGATCACAAAGCCGGTGTCTGGGATGTTGTACTTCGGCTACATGCTGATTGCCTCATAT
This genomic stretch from Castanea sativa cultivar Marrone di Chiusa Pesio chromosome 1, ASM4071231v1 harbors:
- the LOC142615312 gene encoding transmembrane 9 superfamily member 10, producing the protein MARGALAFQHQRRRWISLCLLLFFFVHVDVARCFYLPGVAPQDFQLGNELKVKVNKLTSTKTQLPYSYYSLPYCLPEKIVDSAENLGEVLRGDRIENSPYVFKMREPQMCNVLCRVTLDAKTAKAFKEKIDDEYRVNMILDNLPLVVPIRRPDQENSIVYQHGFHVGLRGQYAGSKEEKHFIHNHLTFTVKIHKDPVTELSRIVGFEVRPFSIRHVYDGQWNEKTRLKTCDPHAKALVTNSETPQEVEDKKEIIFTYDVNFEESDVKWASRWDTYLLMADDQIHWFSIVNSLMIVLFLSGMVAMIMLRTLYRDISKYNQLETQEEAQEETGWKLVHGDVFRPPSNPDLLCVYAGTGVQFFGMIVVTMMFAVLGFLSPSNRGGLMTAMLLLWVFMGLFAGYFAARLYKMFKGAEWKKIALKTAFFFPATVFAIFFVLNALIWGQKSSGAVPFGTMFALVFLWFGISVPLVFVGSYVGFRKPAIEDPVKTNKIPRQIPEQAWYMNPAFSILIGGILPFGAVFIELFFILTSIWLQQFYYIFGFLFIVFLILIVTCAEITIVLCYFQLCSEDYLWWWRSYLTSGSSALYLFLYAAFYFFTKLEITKPVSGMLYFGYMLIASYAFFVLTGTIGFYACFWFTRLIYSSVKID